One Gordonia mangrovi genomic region harbors:
- a CDS encoding ABC transporter permease, giving the protein MGQFLQFVFLGLSTGAVYAVLASSLVGVYAATGVINFAQGTLGLWAVYAVAALRSEGDLILPIGHIPIGSADDPVSMGPAIFIGVLSAVLWAIVAHYLVFRPLRHAPVLAQVVASVGLMLFVQALVHLRFDTEDLLAMRILPADTIEFAGAVVNVSDLILAGIAVAIAALFWAYFRLTRLGVATRAGAEDELAARLVGYSPDRLAAVVWVITGAATGLIAILAAFTIGLSVTSYTFYVIPALAVALLGRLTSFGVACAGGLFLGAFQAVITWLTTKDWWPDWAQAGLGDAVPFVLIVIALFLMGGRIPSRGSLGEVKMPAVRIPRIRPIPTIAVLAVVTGVILLTEGTWRYGVVTSVILSLIALSLVLLTGYLGQISLASMAFAGAAGFALSKLTTNWSVPFPFSILFAALIATGLGIMVGVPALRIRGAQLAVVTLAAAIAIQGFVFNNPGITAYEGNLITDPTLFGIDLGVRDGTNLVTLRFSLMVLVVVTIATLCVMRLMAGSTGRAFLAVRSNERAAAAVGINVSATKLLGFALSAFLAGVGGCLIGYSRGQLSAGSFTVMVGLILLAMTYVGGITSVSGAFIAGIVGPLGVGYVFLNQTLALGEYYEIIAAAGLLLAAILNPVGMAGAFTELGDKLRARRHHASTAVDDGDGGGSTASLVTPTTSKAGLHA; this is encoded by the coding sequence ATGGGGCAATTCCTGCAGTTCGTCTTTCTCGGTCTCTCGACCGGTGCGGTGTACGCCGTTCTCGCATCGTCGCTGGTCGGCGTGTACGCCGCCACCGGTGTCATCAACTTCGCGCAGGGCACCCTCGGGCTGTGGGCGGTCTACGCCGTTGCCGCGCTGCGTTCCGAAGGAGACCTGATCCTCCCGATCGGTCACATCCCCATCGGCAGCGCCGACGACCCGGTCTCGATGGGCCCGGCGATCTTCATCGGGGTGCTCTCGGCCGTGCTGTGGGCGATCGTCGCGCATTACCTGGTCTTTCGCCCGTTGCGACACGCGCCGGTGCTGGCCCAGGTCGTGGCGTCGGTCGGCCTGATGCTGTTCGTCCAGGCCCTCGTGCATCTTCGGTTCGACACCGAGGATCTGCTGGCCATGCGTATCCTGCCCGCCGACACGATCGAGTTCGCCGGCGCCGTCGTCAACGTCTCCGATCTGATCCTCGCCGGCATCGCCGTCGCGATCGCCGCGCTGTTCTGGGCGTACTTCCGGCTGACTCGTCTCGGCGTGGCGACGCGCGCCGGCGCCGAGGACGAACTCGCCGCGCGGCTCGTCGGCTACTCGCCTGACCGGCTCGCCGCCGTTGTCTGGGTGATCACTGGCGCCGCAACAGGTTTGATCGCGATTCTGGCTGCATTCACCATCGGACTGAGTGTCACCAGTTACACCTTCTACGTGATCCCGGCGCTCGCAGTCGCGTTGCTCGGCCGACTTACCTCCTTTGGAGTCGCCTGTGCGGGTGGCCTTTTCCTCGGCGCATTCCAAGCGGTCATCACCTGGCTCACCACCAAGGACTGGTGGCCCGATTGGGCGCAGGCGGGTCTGGGCGATGCAGTCCCGTTCGTCCTCATCGTCATTGCGTTGTTCCTGATGGGCGGGCGTATCCCGTCGCGGGGTTCACTGGGCGAGGTGAAGATGCCGGCCGTCCGCATCCCGCGCATCCGCCCCATTCCGACGATCGCCGTGCTGGCCGTCGTCACGGGTGTCATCCTGCTGACCGAAGGAACGTGGCGCTACGGCGTCGTCACGTCGGTGATCTTGTCGCTGATTGCCCTCTCCCTGGTGTTGCTCACCGGATACCTGGGCCAGATCTCGTTGGCTTCCATGGCCTTTGCGGGTGCCGCTGGTTTCGCGTTGTCGAAGTTGACCACGAATTGGAGTGTGCCCTTCCCGTTCAGCATCCTGTTCGCAGCATTGATCGCCACCGGACTCGGCATCATGGTGGGTGTGCCCGCATTGCGCATCCGCGGTGCCCAACTCGCAGTGGTCACCCTGGCCGCAGCGATCGCCATCCAGGGGTTCGTGTTCAACAATCCGGGCATCACCGCATATGAGGGCAATCTGATCACCGACCCGACACTGTTCGGAATCGATCTCGGTGTTCGCGACGGCACCAACCTGGTGACCCTGAGGTTCTCGCTGATGGTCCTCGTGGTGGTCACCATCGCCACCCTCTGTGTGATGCGTCTGATGGCGGGGTCCACCGGACGTGCCTTCCTGGCCGTGCGGTCCAACGAACGGGCCGCAGCCGCGGTCGGGATCAACGTCTCGGCCACCAAGCTGCTGGGGTTCGCGCTCTCGGCATTCCTCGCCGGCGTCGGTGGATGTCTGATCGGCTACAGTCGCGGCCAGCTGTCGGCGGGTTCGTTCACGGTGATGGTCGGTCTGATCCTGCTCGCCATGACCTATGTCGGCGGCATCACGTCCGTATCGGGCGCATTCATCGCCGGCATTGTCGGACCGCTGGGGGTCGGCTACGTCTTCCTGAACCAGACGCTCGCGCTCGGCGAGTACTACGAGATCATCGCCGCGGCCGGACTGTTGCTGGCGGCAATCCTCAACCCGGTGGGAATGGCCGGTGCGTTCACCGAACTCGGCGACAAGCTGCGGGCCCGGCGTCACCACGCGAGTACTGCCGTCGACGACGGTGACGGCGGTGGATCGACCGCGTCGCTGGTCACCCCTACGACCTCGAAGGCAGGACTTCATGCCTGA